The proteins below come from a single Agrobacterium vitis genomic window:
- the epmA gene encoding EF-P lysine aminoacylase EpmA, which produces MTGMSEKRLSASPWWTPRVHADRRPFLLGRNAIQAALRLYFSRHDFLEVDTATLQVSPGNEAHLHAFATRAIGNDGKSHPLYLHTSPEFACKKLLAAGEPRIACFAHVYRNRERGPLHHPEFTMLEWYRAGEPYERLMDDCAAILALAAETTGTRQFSFRGGVCDPFAPFERLSVADAFERHAGIDLLGSVFAGGETDRDHLAAQVRQVGMRVAEDDSWADLFSRVIVEKVEPHLGFDRPTILDRYPVAEAALARPAAEDPRVAERFELYACGVELANAFGELTDPQEQRRRFMLEMAEKQRVYGETYPLDEDFLEALAIMPEASGIALGFDRLVLLATGAQRIDQVLWTPVAEPQP; this is translated from the coding sequence ATGACTGGAATGAGCGAAAAGCGCCTCTCCGCCTCTCCCTGGTGGACACCGCGGGTCCATGCCGACCGCCGCCCCTTCCTGCTTGGCCGCAATGCCATCCAGGCCGCCCTGCGGCTCTATTTCAGCCGTCACGACTTCCTGGAGGTCGACACGGCAACCTTGCAGGTGTCGCCCGGCAATGAGGCGCATCTGCATGCCTTCGCAACACGCGCTATCGGCAATGACGGGAAATCGCATCCTCTTTACCTGCATACATCACCGGAATTTGCCTGCAAGAAACTGCTGGCCGCCGGTGAGCCTCGTATCGCCTGCTTTGCCCATGTTTACCGCAACCGGGAGCGCGGTCCCCTGCACCACCCGGAATTCACCATGCTGGAATGGTATCGCGCCGGAGAACCCTATGAGCGGCTGATGGACGATTGCGCCGCCATCCTGGCCCTTGCCGCCGAAACGACCGGAACCCGGCAATTTTCCTTCCGTGGCGGCGTTTGCGATCCCTTTGCACCGTTTGAGCGGCTTAGCGTTGCGGACGCTTTCGAGCGCCATGCGGGCATCGATCTTCTGGGCAGCGTGTTTGCCGGTGGCGAAACCGACCGCGACCATCTGGCCGCACAGGTACGGCAGGTGGGCATGCGCGTCGCCGAAGATGATAGCTGGGCCGATCTATTCAGCCGGGTGATCGTTGAAAAAGTCGAACCGCATCTGGGCTTTGACCGACCCACCATTCTCGATCGCTATCCAGTGGCGGAAGCCGCCCTTGCCCGGCCTGCGGCCGAAGACCCGCGTGTCGCCGAACGGTTTGAACTTTATGCCTGCGGTGTCGAACTGGCCAATGCCTTTGGCGAACTGACCGATCCGCAGGAGCAACGCCGTCGCTTCATGCTGGAAATGGCGGAAAAGCAGCGGGTCTATGGCGAGACTTATCCGCTGGACGAGGATTTTCTGGAAGCGCTGGCCATCATGCCCGAAGCGTCAGGTATCGCGCTCGGTTTCGACCGGCTGGTGCTGCTGGCGACCGGTGCGCAGCGGATCGATCAGGTGTTGTGGACGCCGGTGGCGGAGCCGCAGCCGTGA
- a CDS encoding lysine-2,3-aminomutase-like protein, with amino-acid sequence MTAPVRTVKTVGELVETGLVAAETGPELDAVAARYAIAITPAMLALIDPKDPKDPIAAQFVPQAGELVHQPVERADPIGDHAHSPVEGIVHRYPDRVLLKVVHSCPVYCRFCFRREMVGPDGDGLLSGPALDAAIAYIRDHKDIWEVIFTGGDPLVLSPRRLRSILQQLGTIDHVRIIRFHSRVPVADPARIDKDLIDALQASGKTTYIAIHANHPRELTPQARAASAKLLQAGFALLSQTVLLRGVNDDAGVLAELMRAFVDMRIRPYYLHHPDLAPGTGHFRLSIEEGQAIVSALHGHLSGLCQPTYVLDIPGGHGKAPIDASRISKEGDQYRVTDFHGHHHIYRDQ; translated from the coding sequence GTGACCGCTCCCGTCAGAACCGTGAAAACAGTCGGAGAGCTGGTCGAGACCGGACTTGTTGCTGCCGAAACCGGTCCGGAATTGGACGCGGTGGCTGCCCGCTACGCCATTGCCATTACCCCCGCAATGCTGGCGCTCATCGACCCAAAAGACCCCAAAGACCCGATTGCCGCGCAATTCGTGCCGCAGGCTGGCGAATTGGTGCATCAACCCGTGGAGCGGGCCGATCCGATCGGTGACCATGCCCATAGCCCGGTGGAGGGCATTGTGCATCGCTATCCCGACCGGGTTCTGTTGAAGGTGGTGCATAGCTGCCCGGTCTATTGCCGTTTCTGCTTTCGCCGTGAAATGGTCGGGCCGGACGGTGATGGCCTGCTCTCCGGCCCGGCGCTAGACGCGGCCATAGCCTATATTCGTGACCACAAGGATATTTGGGAAGTGATCTTTACCGGCGGCGATCCGCTGGTTCTGTCGCCACGCCGGCTGCGGTCAATCTTGCAGCAATTGGGCACCATCGATCATGTCCGGATCATCCGGTTTCACAGCCGCGTTCCTGTCGCCGATCCGGCCCGTATCGACAAGGATCTGATCGACGCCTTGCAGGCAAGCGGCAAGACCACCTATATCGCCATTCACGCCAACCATCCGCGCGAGCTGACGCCGCAAGCCAGGGCGGCGAGCGCAAAGCTTCTGCAAGCCGGCTTTGCACTTTTAAGTCAAACGGTGCTGCTGAGGGGTGTCAATGACGATGCTGGCGTGTTGGCGGAGCTGATGCGCGCTTTCGTCGACATGCGTATCCGGCCTTATTACCTGCATCACCCGGATCTGGCGCCCGGCACCGGCCATTTCCGCCTCAGTATAGAAGAAGGCCAGGCCATCGTCTCGGCTCTGCATGGGCATCTGTCCGGTCTCTGTCAGCCGACTTACGTACTGGATATTCCCGGCGGCCATGGCAAGGCGCCAATCGATGCGAGCCGGATCAGCAAGGAAGGCGATCAATATCGGGTCACGGACTTCCATGGACATCACCATATCTATCGCGATCAGTAG
- a CDS encoding amino acid--[acyl-carrier-protein] ligase, with translation MDSQTNFLDRLFEAGLLIDTGVDGLYGRSGQFEDVIAAFERLIDRFGGADGAEALRFPPGMNRAYFETSGYMKSFPQLAGTVHSFCGNELDHVSLLKCMDADEDWTKDQKATDIVLTPAACYPLYPTIAKRGPIAASGALFDLQSYCFRHEPSTDPARQQLFRMREYVCMGSESHVTDFRQTWMDRGLKMMEEVALPVEIDIANDPFFGRAGKMLANNQRDQNLKFELLIPITSVAKPTACMSFNYHQDAFGSKWGLNLEDGSVAHTACVGFGLERIALALFHHHGLDVKAWPQSVRSALWG, from the coding sequence ATGGATAGTCAAACCAATTTTCTCGACCGGCTGTTCGAGGCCGGCCTGCTGATCGATACTGGCGTGGACGGGCTTTATGGCCGTAGCGGCCAGTTTGAAGATGTTATCGCCGCTTTCGAGCGGTTGATCGACCGGTTCGGTGGCGCGGATGGCGCAGAAGCTCTGCGCTTTCCGCCAGGCATGAACCGCGCCTATTTCGAGACCAGCGGCTATATGAAAAGCTTTCCGCAGCTGGCCGGCACCGTCCACAGCTTCTGCGGCAACGAACTCGACCATGTCAGCCTGCTGAAATGCATGGATGCCGACGAGGATTGGACGAAGGACCAGAAAGCGACGGATATCGTGTTGACGCCTGCCGCCTGCTATCCGCTCTATCCAACCATTGCCAAGCGTGGCCCGATTGCAGCCTCCGGCGCACTGTTTGACTTGCAATCCTATTGTTTCCGCCATGAACCCTCGACCGATCCGGCCCGCCAGCAGCTGTTTCGCATGCGCGAATATGTCTGCATGGGTTCAGAGAGCCATGTCACCGATTTCCGCCAGACCTGGATGGATCGCGGCCTGAAAATGATGGAAGAGGTGGCATTGCCGGTTGAAATCGACATTGCCAACGATCCGTTCTTCGGACGCGCTGGCAAGATGCTGGCCAATAACCAGCGCGACCAGAACCTGAAATTCGAATTGCTGATCCCGATCACCTCGGTCGCCAAGCCCACCGCCTGCATGAGCTTCAACTATCATCAGGATGCCTTTGGCAGCAAATGGGGCCTGAACCTGGAAGACGGTTCGGTTGCCCATACCGCTTGCGTTGGCTTCGGTCTGGAGCGGATCGCCCTGGCGCTGTTCCATCACCACGGGCTGGACGTCAAGGCCTGGCCGCAATCGGTGCGCAGCGCACTCTGGGGCTGA
- a CDS encoding acyl carrier protein: MNETIRTILGRVGGLQVAVAEIAADADLYALGLSSFASVQLMLGIEEAFDIEFPDHLLNRKSFASIEAIERTVRQILEDRKVA; the protein is encoded by the coding sequence ATGAACGAGACCATTCGGACTATTCTGGGCAGAGTTGGCGGCTTGCAGGTTGCCGTTGCAGAGATTGCGGCTGATGCCGATCTTTACGCACTGGGACTGTCTTCCTTTGCTTCCGTGCAACTGATGCTCGGTATCGAGGAAGCCTTCGACATCGAATTTCCAGACCATCTGCTCAATCGCAAATCCTTTGCCAGCATCGAGGCCATCGAACGCACGGTGCGCCAGATCCTGGAGGATCGGAAGGTCGCCTGA
- the efp gene encoding elongation factor P has translation MVKVIASSVRKGNVLEVDGKLYVVLTAQNFHPGKGTPVTQIDMRRIVDGVKVSERWRTTEQVERAFVEDVNHQFLYEDGEGFHFMNPENYDQIVVDVETMGDQKAYLQEGMTCVISMYEGVALALDLPRHVTLEIMETEPVVKGQTASSSYKPAMLSNGIRTLVPPHINAGTRVVIATEDNSYVERAKD, from the coding sequence ATGGTCAAGGTCATCGCCTCTTCGGTCCGCAAGGGCAATGTTCTCGAAGTCGACGGCAAGCTCTATGTCGTGCTTACCGCGCAAAACTTCCATCCCGGCAAAGGCACGCCGGTGACCCAGATCGACATGCGCCGCATTGTTGACGGCGTGAAAGTGTCGGAACGCTGGCGCACGACCGAGCAGGTGGAGCGCGCTTTCGTCGAAGACGTCAACCACCAGTTCCTCTACGAGGATGGTGAGGGCTTCCACTTCATGAACCCGGAAAACTACGACCAGATCGTCGTGGATGTCGAGACCATGGGCGACCAGAAGGCCTATCTCCAGGAAGGCATGACCTGCGTTATCTCCATGTATGAAGGTGTTGCGCTGGCGCTTGACCTGCCGCGCCATGTGACGCTGGAAATCATGGAAACCGAACCGGTCGTCAAAGGCCAGACGGCATCCTCGTCCTATAAGCCTGCGATGCTTTCCAATGGCATCCGCACCCTGGTACCGCCGCATATCAATGCCGGAACCCGCGTGGTGATTGCCACTGAAGACAACTCCTATGTTGAGCGTGCCAAGGACTGA
- a CDS encoding efflux transporter outer membrane subunit has product MVSVRLAAPFAMLLLSGCVMGPEHSPPQTALPAKFTEGGTKSAQDTTTVQWWTAFNDARLNTLINQGVNQNLDVLQALERIEQARATVVTSSAGGLPSLTGTASESGSQTNGGYNSQPRAWESKGELSASWLLDLWGQYRRAKQSATASLDAAYASVDTSRLTYLSDLATAYIDARYYQARIAIANEAVKSRRETLALTKLQLEAGAASRLDVVQSEGLVNSQLADIPGFEANFYSNAYHISTLLGLPASTLINDLKKHAPQPVARRVVLSGIPADLIRNRPDIRKAERDLAAAVYDIGNAQAQLLPSITLSGSISPSYVHSNTHGTANTWSFGPSLNLPIFDGGTLRANVKNAQSVAREKYLAWKQTVLNGVEDVESALAAYNRDARAVAANRAYVKSYKEALELSTASYKDGASSLLDVLDAQRELTTAQASLAESIQQMANDYVTLNVAIGGGYNFNGKAQAIEATVKPADIPPALAKAK; this is encoded by the coding sequence ATGGTCTCCGTACGCTTAGCTGCGCCCTTTGCAATGCTGCTTCTGTCAGGTTGCGTGATGGGGCCCGAGCACAGCCCGCCACAAACCGCACTTCCTGCCAAGTTTACTGAGGGCGGCACGAAGTCTGCGCAAGACACGACCACAGTTCAGTGGTGGACGGCGTTCAACGATGCGCGCCTCAACACGCTGATCAACCAGGGCGTCAACCAGAATCTCGATGTTCTGCAGGCACTGGAGCGGATCGAGCAGGCGCGCGCGACCGTCGTCACCTCATCTGCCGGCGGCCTGCCTAGCCTGACAGGTACGGCAAGCGAAAGCGGCAGCCAGACCAATGGCGGCTATAATTCTCAGCCTCGGGCCTGGGAATCCAAAGGCGAGCTTTCCGCGTCCTGGCTTCTCGATCTCTGGGGTCAATATCGCCGCGCCAAGCAGAGCGCTACTGCATCGCTTGATGCCGCCTATGCCAGCGTCGATACCTCTCGCCTGACCTATCTTTCCGATCTGGCAACAGCCTATATCGATGCCCGCTACTATCAGGCTCGAATCGCAATCGCCAACGAAGCCGTCAAATCTCGCCGCGAAACCCTTGCGCTGACCAAGCTGCAGCTTGAGGCCGGTGCAGCTTCGCGCCTCGACGTCGTGCAGTCCGAAGGTCTGGTCAACTCGCAGCTGGCGGATATTCCCGGTTTCGAAGCCAATTTCTATAGCAATGCCTATCACATCTCGACGCTTCTTGGCCTTCCGGCCTCGACGCTCATCAACGATCTGAAGAAGCATGCTCCTCAGCCGGTTGCCCGTCGTGTGGTTCTGTCGGGAATTCCGGCTGATCTGATCCGCAACCGTCCTGACATTCGCAAGGCCGAACGCGATCTGGCCGCCGCCGTTTACGACATCGGCAATGCGCAGGCGCAGTTGCTGCCTTCGATCACGCTCAGCGGCTCGATTTCGCCGTCCTATGTGCATTCCAACACCCATGGCACAGCCAATACCTGGTCCTTTGGCCCGTCACTCAACCTGCCGATTTTCGATGGCGGCACGCTGCGTGCCAATGTCAAGAACGCCCAGTCGGTCGCTCGTGAAAAATACCTGGCCTGGAAGCAGACTGTGCTGAACGGCGTCGAAGACGTTGAAAGCGCGCTTGCTGCCTATAACCGCGATGCTCGCGCCGTTGCAGCCAATCGCGCCTATGTAAAGTCCTATAAGGAAGCGCTCGAACTTTCGACCGCATCCTATAAGGACGGCGCGTCGTCCCTGCTCGATGTCCTGGATGCGCAGCGTGAGTTGACCACCGCTCAGGCAAGCCTTGCCGAGTCGATCCAGCAAATGGCCAATGACTATGTGACACTGAATGTGGCCATTGGCGGCGGTTATAATTTTAATGGCAAGGCCCAGGCTATTGAAGCCACTGTCAAGCCTGCGGATATCCCGCCAGCGCTTGCCAAAGCCAAGTAA
- a CDS encoding acyl-CoA dehydrogenase family protein yields MTVPATHALETSPPQGDLAARAARVAAIAAQYAEDVDRQGRFPRETVDALKAEQLLGIQIPAELGGENAGFAAIAEICTTLGQACASSAMIFAMHHIKCSSLVEHAQDNAWQRSFMARVADAQLLLGSATTEGGIGGNMRNSICAIEIDGDTCRLEKDATVISYGAEADAILITSRAHKDAAPSDQVMTVFLKGQYSLDKTVDWDTLGMRGTRSDGFLFKGEAPAVQILPKPFADIAAQSMLAASHILWSGVWYGIAVDAVARAQSFVRAAARKSQGQMPPGALHLAQAANLLQLVRSNVVAALKAYEEAKYDGDKLSSFGFSVTMNNVKIASSETIIDIINQAMLICGIMGYKNGTPYSLGRHLRDAHSARLMISNDRILANTSNMLLVHKLDTRLLG; encoded by the coding sequence ATGACCGTTCCGGCCACTCACGCCCTTGAAACATCGCCTCCCCAAGGTGATCTTGCTGCCCGCGCGGCGCGCGTTGCCGCGATTGCGGCGCAATATGCCGAGGATGTCGATCGCCAGGGCCGGTTTCCGCGCGAGACCGTGGACGCATTGAAGGCGGAGCAACTGCTCGGCATCCAGATCCCAGCGGAGCTTGGCGGTGAAAATGCCGGATTTGCCGCAATTGCCGAGATCTGCACCACGCTTGGCCAGGCCTGCGCCTCCAGCGCGATGATTTTCGCCATGCATCACATCAAATGTTCCAGCCTCGTGGAACATGCCCAGGACAATGCCTGGCAGCGCAGCTTCATGGCACGGGTCGCTGATGCACAATTGCTGCTCGGCTCCGCCACGACTGAAGGCGGCATTGGCGGCAATATGCGCAATTCCATCTGCGCCATCGAGATCGACGGCGACACCTGCCGACTGGAAAAGGACGCCACGGTGATTTCCTATGGAGCAGAGGCCGATGCGATCCTGATCACCTCGCGCGCCCATAAGGATGCCGCACCGTCCGACCAGGTGATGACGGTATTTCTCAAGGGCCAATATAGCCTGGACAAGACCGTGGACTGGGACACGCTCGGCATGCGCGGCACCCGGTCCGATGGCTTCCTGTTCAAGGGCGAAGCGCCGGCCGTCCAGATCCTGCCGAAGCCCTTCGCCGACATTGCCGCCCAGTCGATGCTGGCCGCCTCCCATATTCTATGGAGCGGCGTCTGGTACGGCATCGCTGTCGATGCCGTGGCGAGAGCGCAGAGTTTCGTGCGTGCCGCCGCCCGCAAGAGCCAGGGTCAGATGCCGCCTGGTGCCTTGCATCTGGCGCAAGCCGCCAATCTGTTGCAGTTGGTCCGCTCCAATGTCGTTGCCGCGCTGAAAGCCTATGAAGAGGCAAAATACGATGGCGACAAGCTGTCGTCCTTCGGCTTTTCGGTGACGATGAACAATGTCAAGATCGCCTCGTCCGAGACGATTATCGACATCATCAACCAGGCCATGCTGATCTGCGGCATCATGGGTTACAAGAATGGCACGCCCTACAGCCTCGGACGCCATCTGCGCGACGCGCATTCCGCCCGGCTGATGATTTCCAATGACCGCATTCTCGCCAACACATCCAATATGTTGCTGGTTCATAAACTCGACACACGTCTGCTGGGGTAA